The genomic interval AAGTAAAACCTGTAGGCCTCTAACTGATAGATTGATTGAAACATTTGTGATCTTTAGTAGTATTCATCATTTAGTTAATCGACAAGAAATTAATCACCAACAATTTTGACTACTGAGTAACTATTTAGGTCGTTTATCAAGCAACCCTAACTCCAAACATTATCAGGTTacagcttctaaaatgtgagaatttgctaCTTTTCTCTGATTTATATCACTGTAAACTGAAAGCTTACATACCAACGATATATGCAGTTGTTTCCAACCTTTTGTTTAAGACGTACCCCCAGAGCCCTATCAGATGAACTCAAGCACCCCTTTATCAACACCACCTGTCAGGGTCCAAATATCCTCATTTGATTGTATTATTAACTGGATATTATTAAACGCTGTTTACAAAATTTGGtcaatttgtatttgtagtaCTACTGGCTTTTCAACCATAGCTTGAAttagctaattattttttactgaattttcattattttagcTTACTAAAGCTTGCTCGCTTGCAAAACATTTTATGCACTCAATTTTTTTGTAATCAAATTGGTATTCAATTCAAAGTAGTTGAGCTACGCCACAATATTTCCGTGTACCCTCTGGTAACTGCAGAAGTAGGACTTACCTGCCTCGGTTACAACAAGTACCCATGATTGGGAATCCGTGATATAAAGTAATAACAGATCAGGATGACATTAACAAAGAAGCAGTAGAGTTCAACCTTAATACACCCTTCCATGGTTATAACACATGCACGGGTAATACCCAGGAGTGTAAGTGCAGGGCAGGGATGTTTACTTCGTTACGTGCAGACGTCAAAGCGCATACATCGTATCCCGGCATGCAGCAGGAGGCCGTTGAGAGATCCAGCAGCTGGTAGTGAGTTGCTCGTTCGCCCAGCAGGCAACAGCCAACGgtcaacacagcacacacatttcCCACTCCATGTGAGAAAAACGGAGCCGTCTACCTTACAGGCGACTGAGAAATATGCTGTTCGGGCGCCTGGCGTGTTACCGCAGCGGCTTTTGAGTCATCATTGTCACACCGTTTTCATTTTGGAGGattcctccctccatccaccGGATCGCACCGAACAGGCAATGACAACGGTCTCAGCAACCCCGCAGCAGATGAGGGACCGGCTGGTGCAGGCCATCGACAGTCACAGCAATGTGAGTAAAGCTAACCGGCTaggaagctaacgttagcttgtttACCTGCCACTTCGGCAAACTCAACAAGGCAGTTCACACAACAGCTGTCAATTAACTATGTAATTGTTTTGAAAAATGCGTGATCTACGATTTGGGTTGGCAACGACTTGTCGAATGACAAAATAAAGATGGAGAGACGCTGAGTTCTTGAGTTGACAGCTTGTAAGCTAACCTAGCAGAGATGCTAGCTTGGTTAGACATCAATCTGGCGTTAGCTGGTTTATGTAGCATGCTAGCTGCTAGCCTAGCCGTAACGCTAAAGCGGGTTTAGAGTAGTTAACGGCTTGAAGTGATATAATGAATTCATGTGCCCTGGAAGTACCCATTTTACTCTGAAATTATCTGTAAGTTCTACCAACTGGCAGGGTTTTTGTTGTAGATCGTTTCACGTCAAGTATTACTTGTTACCAAAGAGTGGGAGGTAGCTAGCTAACTCTTAGCTTTAATAGCTACGTTTTAGGAAATAGTCGGACCCTTCCTTCCCAAGTTAGTTAAATGCTAATGGTAGCCAAATTAGCTAACACAGGTACACTAAGTCTGCCGACACTCAACGCTGTTTGACTTTCTCGACAGAATAAGAATATCTCTCAAAATAAAGTTTATCGCTTTTTGGATCTAGTTTTTGCTCTAATGCTACACTTTAGTTAAAACGTTTGCTATGGCGAAGGTTTTTTGAGTTGACACTTTGCCATCGCTACTTTTCAACGTCGATCTGAAGCATACAAGCTAATGTTTAAGCTAACTAACGAGCTAACCTGCCAccatactcacacacacgttgCAGACACGATTCAATAGCGTTTCTAGCCATAACATTCATATACGAGACTTGGTTTATCTTGTGAGTATAAGTCATTTGCATAGTCTTCTAAATACATCAATACtattgatgtatttatttgatatatatatttatatatgtgtatttatttgatatatatatttatatatgtgtatttatttgatatatattatatatgtgtattattgatatatatatatatatatatatatatatatatatatatatatatatatatacacacacacacacacacgtgtatatatatatatatatatatatatcaaataaatacatatatatatatatatatatatatatatatatgtgtatttatttgatatatatatatatatatatataatgtgtgtgtgtgtgtgtatatatatatatatatatatatattatgtatatgtgtgtatatatatatatatatatatatatatatatatatatatatatatatatatatatatacacatacatatatatatatatatatatatacgtgtatatatatacacatacatatatatatatatatgtgtatatgtatgtatgtatgtatatatatatatatatatatatatatatatatatatatatatatatatatatgtatgtatatatgtatatgtatgtatatatatgtatgtgtatgtatatatatatatatatatgtatgtatatatatatatatgtgtatatgtatgtatgtatgtgtatatatatatatatatatatatatatatatatatatatatatatatatataatatatatatatatatatatataatatatatgtgtatgtatatatatgtgtatgtatatatatatgtgtatgtatatatatatgtatgtatatatatgcatgtgtgtatatatatatatatatgtatgtatatataatattatatgtatgtatatatatcatgcatgtgtgtatatatatatatatatgtgtatatatatatatatatatatatatatgtatatatatgtgtatatatatatatatatatatatatatatatatatatgtatatgtatatatatatgcgtgtgtgtgtatatatatatatatgtatatatatatgcatgtgtgtgtatgtatatatatatatatatatatatatatatatatatatatatatgtatgtatatatatatgtatgtatatatatatgcatgtgtatatatatatatatatatgtgtgtatatatatatatatatgtgtgtgtgtgtgtgtgtgtatatatatgtgtatatatatatatatatatgtgtgtggtgtatatatatatatatatatgtgtgtgtgtgtgtatattatatatattgtgtgtgtgtgtgttatatatatatatatatatgtagatatatatatatgtatatatgtattatatgtctatatattatatatatatattatatatatctatctatatatcttatatctatatatatcatatatatattatctatataatatatatatatatatctatatattatatatattttctttatttcctatctttatctatatgtatatatatactctctttatatatatgtctactctagatatatatatatatatatatatattatatatatatatatatatacacacacacacacacacacacacacatttagattttaggattttttttttttttgctttttgtgagCAACAATGCAGGTgaagtaatataaaatatttggtTGTCTTCCCTGCAGATATGCAATATGGTGGCTGTAATGGAGGTAATTTCCGGTCTTGAAAAGTTTCCTATCACCAAAGAAGCACTTGAGGTAAGACAGTTGATTATTACAGTTGAGAAATTGTGTTGATAAATTTGATTCTAACTCTTACACATTATTTTTTGCAGGAAACTCGACTAGGAAAATTGATTAATGATGTAAGGAAGAAGACCAAGAATGAAGACCTTGCTAAGCGTGCTAAGAAACTCTTAAGGGCCTGGCAAAGGCTGATTGAACCTGGGCCAGCTGTGGCTGCCACCGCCCCTGGGTCTACCAATGGCAGTTCTCATCCCTGCAGAACAGATGCCTCTCCTCCTGACATTTCTGTGTCAGGGAAGGGTGTCCCTGAAGTCAAAATCAGAAACGATGTTCACAACACATACTCGCCAAAAGCTGAGAAATCAAGCAGCCGCAAACGCCGggcagagaacagagacagtGGAGTGCACTTACCAGAAAAAATCTCCAAGTTGTCTTCGTTTGATAACTCAGTTTCCCCACCTCCCACCAATGGGATTGCAGGCAGCCCTGACGCCCTGCCTGACCAGCAGGTCATCCCGTCTCCTGACAGATCTCGGATAGAGCACCTTGATAATGATAAAATCAACCGAATTCCAGTTAATGCTGTCAAGCCTCGCCCAAGCTCCCCTGGAGTGGCCAAACTACCTAGCACTTCCTCTATGATCAAAGTTGCTGTGATGCAGCAACAGGCTAGATtggatgaaggaggaggaggagcagggtaTTATCAAGCCAAAAGTCCCCGTGGCCTCACTACCAGTCCAAGGAGCATGAAGCAAGACACAGTGACCAAGCGCCCTTCAGCATATGCACCTAAAGGAACACCTATCCCAAGCCCTTCCTCTAGGGACTCTCCCTTGTCTTTGTCCCAGCCTCTATCCTCCTCAACCTCCTCTACCCAAGCATCTTACGCTGACAAGCTGCCACATTCTTCTCAGAGGCCTTCAATGCATTGGCCAAGTTCGTCAGAAGTCCCCTCTCATTGCCCACCACAAGACATATCTGTAACACTGGAATCCCCGTCAGTATCCCTTTCACCCTCTCACccccaacacaacacaaaactacACAGACCGACATCTGAGGGAACCGTTACTGTGTTTGATGAGACAGACGGGACAAGTGTTCCCAACTCGGAGCATAAGCGAAGGAAGTACAGGCCAAGAGACTACTCTGTCAACCTAGATGGCCAGAAAATAGAGGACACGACTAAACCTGTACGGTTAAAAGAACGCAGATTAACATTTGACCCTGTCACCGGTCAGATCAAACATCTGGTACATAAAGAACCTTCTCAAACAGAGGAAGCCCCCACTCCTGAGTCTAGGCAGAGAACTGAAAGCACTGTACAACAGCCCGCTGTCCCGACCCCAGTCCCAATAGCAGTCCCAGCCCTGGCTCCGGCCCCTGCGCCAGGTCCCAGCCCTAACCCTTTCCATCAGACAAACTGGAAGGAGCTGTCCAGAAATGAAATCATCCAGTCCTACTTCAACCTTCAGAGTAATGCGCTCACCTCCTCTGGGGTCCAGGCCCAAAGTGCACACTTTTTCATGTCAGAGTATCTGAAAAGGGAAGAACAGGATATCAAGGACTCACGGAAGATACATGTTTTGCAGACTAACAGCTCAGTAGGAGATTTACCGGGCCTGAGCCGTGAGGTGACGGACGGGGATCTGGAAAGGGTACAAACACAGCACTGGCCGGGGGTGAACGGTTGTTATGACACAGAAGGCACCTGGTTTGATTGGACAGAGTGCATATCATTGGACCCTCATGGGGATGAAAGCAAATTGAACATCCTGCCATATATTTGCCTAGACTGAGGGGTTTGGGAAGGTTGCTGTCCTTTTCCACTCCTTTCGCCGTCTCCCCACAAAGACGAGATactttgtgattttgtttgtcCACTGTGAGTTCGGCAAAAGCCAGGCCTGCTAAACTCCCTCCCCatgcctcttcctcctttctgtGATAATCTAATGAGATTTtggtataaaaaaaagagtaaagatTAAAATAAGTTAAGTTTGTAATACCAAGggctgtttctgttttatttttcaaaactgaAAGCCACAGGAATGACGAGGCCCTAGTTACAGAGTGCTGCTACTAACACTGAAGGCAAGAATGCGATAACTGAACTATCCCAGACAACCGGAAATGGTGTTATGTGAATTTTTGATGTTCTGAATCGTACCTCTATTTCAGGCTCACTGGGatgatgctgttttttttttttaaccttctAGTTTCTAATGAGGAATTACAATCTAGGGTTAAGTTTGAGGGACGGCCCGGGTTTAGCTGTCCTGTCCAGGCCGCCATGTTGGTGCCCAGAAAGGTGTTGGTAGATCTAGCACAGGTAGAGCCGAACATGTCCAGAGTATTGGATCATATTTGGTAATTACAAGAAGCTTTATGTGAGATATAAAGAGTAAATTATAAATTTCTTATCATGTATACATCTATTTATTTTGACCTGTTCATTTATGGGACGTTCATCCAATCAGACGTTCAGAAACCTAATagatctgttttgttttccactgttaGCATCACAACGCTGTCAACCTGAGCTTCACTGTTAAAGGGGCATACAAATCTTTTCGCATGGTCTTTCTTTAAGACTGGCCGATGCATTTGGTCATTAACATTCCATACTCTactttcactctctgtctcatcACACAGCTCCTGTATGCCATCTTAACTCTCAAGAAGAAATGGATCACAAAAGTCTTTGGGTTTCAAAATGGTTTCATCAAAAATAGTGTGGTACTAATTAATTCAGCTAAAGTGAAAAATTCCCGCTTCATACTAATTCTCTCCCAAGCTTAAAATATTGAATGTCAAATCAGATGGTGCTgatcaataattacattttagagaCAAACAGGGAAATTATATGAATGCTGGGACTCACTTCGTTTCCTTTACTTTAGATATTTTTTTGCCTTCTGGAAGTCCATCACAATATTTTTGAGTTAAACAGCCTTGGTGAATGTACAGGACCTTTTGCACTTATTCATAAGTTGACAACTTTTTGGTCATTTCATCACTGACTGAATTTCAAATGTGAATAGTGACTGATGCTCCCACAATCTATGTGCTCACAgtttattcagatttttttgAATGCCGtttagaaaacatttcagaTGCCATTTTTAGGAGCATTTCTTTTGCCGCAATTTTGTCAATAAGCAAACAAACGGAGATGGAAAGTTGTGCATCAGATATTCATGGCATTTTCCATGTGACAAGCTAATATGTGATTTTGATTTCCCTTTATACTCATCAGTCACTACCACTTTTTCCTCACATGACTTAAATTAAGAGTGGCTTCTGCGCAGCCTCTGTCCAGTCTTTCTTTCAGTCATTCATCCCTACCAATGTGCCTTGGTAAATGGTAAATCTGGATTTGCTTCCGCATAAAACATAAACTGTCCATGGAGCTGGGTGTATGTGCCAGAATTGCAAATCCCATGATCAATACGACGCTGTTATAGGCCCCGTTTCTGTTACTTTTTGTATACACTGATCTAGAGGGTGAAGCTGCAGACGATGAGAAACTGCATAACAACGCAGCTGGCAATAAAGAAAAAGTGCTACAACTGGTTGATAAGGATATGTTTTCTGGAGTTTTGACAGGGGCGTCTTTATTTGTTCAGTGTCTAACATCTCaattgtttgaaaaataaaatgatctaA from Cottoperca gobio chromosome 17, fCotGob3.1, whole genome shotgun sequence carries:
- the crsp7 gene encoding mediator of RNA polymerase II transcription subunit 26, with the translated sequence MTTVSATPQQMRDRLVQAIDSHSNICNMVAVMEVISGLEKFPITKEALEETRLGKLINDVRKKTKNEDLAKRAKKLLRAWQRLIEPGPAVAATAPGSTNGSSHPCRTDASPPDISVSGKGVPEVKIRNDVHNTYSPKAEKSSSRKRRAENRDSGVHLPEKISKLSSFDNSVSPPPTNGIAGSPDALPDQQVIPSPDRSRIEHLDNDKINRIPVNAVKPRPSSPGVAKLPSTSSMIKVAVMQQQARLDEGGGGAGYYQAKSPRGLTTSPRSMKQDTVTKRPSAYAPKGTPIPSPSSRDSPLSLSQPLSSSTSSTQASYADKLPHSSQRPSMHWPSSSEVPSHCPPQDISVTLESPSVSLSPSHPQHNTKLHRPTSEGTVTVFDETDGTSVPNSEHKRRKYRPRDYSVNLDGQKIEDTTKPVRLKERRLTFDPVTGQIKHLVHKEPSQTEEAPTPESRQRTESTVQQPAVPTPVPIAVPALAPAPAPGPSPNPFHQTNWKELSRNEIIQSYFNLQSNALTSSGVQAQSAHFFMSEYLKREEQDIKDSRKIHVLQTNSSVGDLPGLSREVTDGDLERVQTQHWPGVNGCYDTEGTWFDWTECISLDPHGDESKLNILPYICLD